One segment of Babylonia areolata isolate BAREFJ2019XMU chromosome 24, ASM4173473v1, whole genome shotgun sequence DNA contains the following:
- the LOC143298814 gene encoding uncharacterized protein LOC143298814 isoform X1 encodes MSSVVRNTSLMCESTMVPKVVVLHGWLCLDLKGSVLYEEIERRRFYSTTMTTTTKMTMVVMMVMAAVVADVRGAFNEPTWGFQSYLQENFTLQCNHSDLIVTPHNHVEWILPNGDRVPRTSKKHVLSDGMRGTVTHMNLLINNVQDSDAGVYVCYVYTNIRKEALRGHLLRGLNLGGPMYREPFEEYRDNLMVGGLAAVVLFVPLVTACFVYKFRFQTKEQKAEKRAARLEATKHRRHLENNGKGQQLSEISVTNGAGESNAAFTEEKDDTRL; translated from the exons ATGTCCTCTGTCGTACGAAACACTAGTCTGATGTGTGAGTCAACAATGGTGCCAAAAGTTGTCGTTCTGCATGGCTGGCTATGTCTCGACCTGAAAG GATCTGTGCTTTACGAGGAAAtcgaaagacgaagattttactcaacgacgatgacgacaacgacgaagatgacgatggtggtgatgatggtgatggcggcggtggtggcGGATGTGAGGGGAGCTTTCAATGAACCGACCTGGGGGTTCCAGTCTTACCTACAGGAGAACTTCACTCTGCAGTGCAACCACTCCGACCTGATAGTTACCCCCCATAACCACGTCGA GTGGATACTGCCTAACGGAGACCGAGTGCCCAGAACGAGCAAGAAGCACGTGCTGAGTGACGGGATGCGGGGCACGGTGACCCACATGAACCTCCTCATCAACAACGTTCAGGACAGCGATGCCGGCGTCTACGTCTGCTACGTCTACAccaa CATCCGCAAAGAGGCACTGCGAGGTCACCTGTTGCGGGGATTGAACCTGGGGGGCCCCATGTACCGGGAGCCGTTTGAGGAGTACCGGGACAACCTGATGGTGGGGGGGCTGGCTGCTGTCGTGCTCTTCGTCCCCCTCGTCACCGCCTGCTTCGTCTACAAGTTCCGCTTCcag ACCAAAGAGCAGAAAGCAGAGAAACGCGCGGCACGTCTGGAGGCCACCAAACACCGGCGCCACCTGGAGAACAACGGCAAAGGGCAACAACTCTCGGAAATCTCCGTGACGAACGGCGCAGGGGAGAGCAATGCAGCGTTCACCGAGGAGAAAGACGACACTCGGCTCTGA
- the LOC143298538 gene encoding uncharacterized protein LOC143298538, translating to MASVRLAKDVQYLQRHIDSQTNGQAQITEVDDNLEFLLLNIQPNDGYYKGAKVRFKIQFPLSYPDEVPLVLCLDKVYHPNIDTVQDREEQESDVCVSLLDEWEVTMGLDHVVMALLFLFYQPNQGDALSPYFDGSMDDREMAENIRRTLRGESVEGISWPRLLVDDGDDTDKEKVEKMLGLDDELMTTVSEVSNEDFVDGEVGMKTGENGDSDKLTSTQTASNDDNSGQQPLPSSGVLNYQNSALTDVFRLPSFNKDPPVICLDITVDHNCKTSAEGGKSCGESVGIGRLFSCSGCRAARIKALFSCFQGMDSSVQFQPTSFGALGGSTWDCADVD from the exons ATGGCGTCCGTTCGCCTGGCCAAAGACGTTCAGTATTTGCAGCGACACATTGACTCTCAGACGAACGGACAGGCGCAAATAACTGAAGTCGACGACAACTTAGAGTTCTTGCTGCTGAACATCCAGCCCAACGATGGCTACTATAAGGGGGCAAAAGTGAGATTCAAG ATCCAGTTCCCCCTTAGCTACCCAGATGAAGTGCCGCTAGTGCTGTGCCTGGACAAGGTGTACCACCCCAACATCGACACCGTACAGGATCGGGAGGAGCAGGAGTCTGACGTGTGCGTGTCCCTGCTGGATGAGTGGGAAGTGACCATGGGGCTGGACCACGTGGTCATGGCCCTGCTCTTCCTCTTCTACCAGCCCAACCAGGGAGACGCCCTCTCCCCATACTTCGACGGCAGCATGGATGACAGAGAGATGGCGGAGAACATCCGCCGGACGCTGCGTGGAGAGTCGGTCGAGGGCATCTCCTGGCCCCGCCTCCTGGTGGACGATGGTGACGACACTGACAAGGAAAAGGTGGAGAAAATGCTGGGACTGGATGATGAGTTAATGACCACTGTCAGTGAAGTGAGCAATGAGGATTTCGTCGATGGTGAGGTGGGCATGAAGACAGGTGAGAATGGGGACAGCGACAAATTGACTTCAACACAAACTGCCAGCAATGATGACAACAGTGGGCAGCAGCCTCTACCCTCCAGTGGCGTTCTCAACTACCAGAACTCTGCCCTGACTGATGTTTTCAGGCTGCCGTCCTTCAACAAAGATCCTCCAGTGATCTGTCTGGACATTACTGTTGACCACAACTGCAAGACTTCTGCGGAGGGCGGTAAGAGCTGCGGGGAGTCTGTGGGCATCGGCAGACTATTCTCCTGCAGTGGGTGCCGCGCGGCCAGGATCAAGGCGCTGTTCTCCTGCTTCCAGGGCATGGACTCCAGTGTTCAGTTTCAGCCGACCAGCTTCGGTGCCTTGGGTGGTAGCACATGGGACTGTGCGGATGTTGACTGA
- the LOC143298814 gene encoding uncharacterized protein LOC143298814 isoform X2, translated as MTTTTKMTMVVMMVMAAVVADVRGAFNEPTWGFQSYLQENFTLQCNHSDLIVTPHNHVEWILPNGDRVPRTSKKHVLSDGMRGTVTHMNLLINNVQDSDAGVYVCYVYTNIRKEALRGHLLRGLNLGGPMYREPFEEYRDNLMVGGLAAVVLFVPLVTACFVYKFRFQTKEQKAEKRAARLEATKHRRHLENNGKGQQLSEISVTNGAGESNAAFTEEKDDTRL; from the exons atgacgacaacgacgaagatgacgatggtggtgatgatggtgatggcggcggtggtggcGGATGTGAGGGGAGCTTTCAATGAACCGACCTGGGGGTTCCAGTCTTACCTACAGGAGAACTTCACTCTGCAGTGCAACCACTCCGACCTGATAGTTACCCCCCATAACCACGTCGA GTGGATACTGCCTAACGGAGACCGAGTGCCCAGAACGAGCAAGAAGCACGTGCTGAGTGACGGGATGCGGGGCACGGTGACCCACATGAACCTCCTCATCAACAACGTTCAGGACAGCGATGCCGGCGTCTACGTCTGCTACGTCTACAccaa CATCCGCAAAGAGGCACTGCGAGGTCACCTGTTGCGGGGATTGAACCTGGGGGGCCCCATGTACCGGGAGCCGTTTGAGGAGTACCGGGACAACCTGATGGTGGGGGGGCTGGCTGCTGTCGTGCTCTTCGTCCCCCTCGTCACCGCCTGCTTCGTCTACAAGTTCCGCTTCcag ACCAAAGAGCAGAAAGCAGAGAAACGCGCGGCACGTCTGGAGGCCACCAAACACCGGCGCCACCTGGAGAACAACGGCAAAGGGCAACAACTCTCGGAAATCTCCGTGACGAACGGCGCAGGGGAGAGCAATGCAGCGTTCACCGAGGAGAAAGACGACACTCGGCTCTGA